The following is a genomic window from Kiritimatiellia bacterium.
CTTTTGATCCGCTGACGCTCGGGCACGTTGATTTGATCAGGCGGGCCGCGCGCATATTCGGACATATTGTGATTGCCGTTTCGGCCAAGCCGCGCAAAACCACCCTCTTTGCGGCGGACGAGCGTCTCGTCATGGCCCGCCGGCTTTGCCGCCGGATTCCCGGCGCAGAAGCGGAAATATTTGACGGTCTTCTCGTGAATTATGTCCGTCAAAAAGGGGCGCACGTGATCATTCGCGGCTTGCGCGCTTTTTCCGATTTTGAATATGAATTTCAAATGGCGCTGACCAACCGCCACATGGCGCCGGATATTGAGACGTTTTTCATGATGACGAAAGAATCCTACAGTTTTTTAAGCTCCAGCGCGGTGCGCGAAGTGGCCGC
Proteins encoded in this region:
- the coaD gene encoding pantetheine-phosphate adenylyltransferase, yielding MKDLAIYPGTFDPLTLGHVDLIRRAARIFGHIVIAVSAKPRKTTLFAADERLVMARRLCRRIPGAEAEIFDGLLVNYVRQKGAHVIIRGLRAFSDFEYEFQMALTNRHMAPDIETFFMMTKESYSFLSSSAVREVAALGGDTGKFVPDFVQQALKKKIKQSGASSQQSEFEKKP